The proteins below come from a single Salinilacihabitans rarus genomic window:
- a CDS encoding branched-chain amino acid transaminase, translating to MSFDEMDVDTIWMDGEFVDWDDAQIHVLTHGLHYGTGVFEGARCYDTENGPAIFRWEEHLERLYHSCKPYEMEIDHSPEELTEATLELIRRQDLASCYIRPIAFYGYHSLGVSPGDCPTRTAIAVWPWGAYLGEEALENGIEVMVSSWRKHSSSQIPTNAKTTGLYVNSMLAGEEARRHGYAEAIVLNKEGHVAEGPGENVFLVRDGELYTPGLSESILDGITRDTVIEIARDLGYTVNDDVSISRGELHTADELFFTGSAAEVTPIRKVDNVVVGDGSRGPVTEEIQQRFFDVVERRVDDYEEWFTYV from the coding sequence ATGAGCTTCGACGAGATGGACGTCGACACGATCTGGATGGACGGGGAGTTCGTCGACTGGGACGACGCACAGATCCACGTTCTCACCCACGGCCTCCACTACGGCACCGGCGTCTTCGAGGGCGCGCGCTGTTACGACACCGAGAACGGCCCCGCGATCTTCCGCTGGGAGGAACACCTCGAACGGCTCTATCACTCCTGTAAACCCTACGAGATGGAGATCGACCACTCCCCCGAGGAGCTGACCGAGGCCACGCTCGAACTCATCCGCCGGCAGGACCTCGCCTCCTGTTACATCCGCCCGATCGCCTTCTACGGCTACCACTCCCTCGGCGTCAGCCCCGGCGACTGCCCGACCCGCACCGCCATCGCCGTCTGGCCGTGGGGCGCCTACCTCGGCGAGGAGGCCCTCGAAAACGGCATCGAGGTGATGGTCTCCTCGTGGCGCAAACACTCCTCGAGCCAGATCCCGACGAACGCGAAGACCACCGGCCTCTACGTCAATAGCATGCTCGCCGGCGAGGAGGCCCGCCGCCACGGCTACGCCGAGGCGATCGTCCTCAACAAGGAGGGCCACGTCGCCGAGGGCCCCGGCGAGAACGTCTTCCTCGTGCGCGACGGCGAACTCTACACGCCCGGCCTCTCGGAGTCGATCCTCGACGGGATCACCCGCGACACCGTCATCGAGATCGCACGCGACCTCGGCTACACCGTCAACGACGACGTCTCGATCTCCCGGGGCGAACTCCACACGGCCGACGAACTGTTCTTCACCGGCTCCGCGGCCGAGGTCACCCCCATCCGCAAGGTCGACAACGTCGTCGTCGGCGACGGCTCCCGCGGTCCCGTCACCGAGGAGATCCAGCAGCGCTTCTTCGACGTCGTCGAGCGCCGCGTCGACGACTACGAGGAGTGGTTCACCTACGTCTAG
- a CDS encoding CTP-dependent riboflavin kinase, with translation MERTATAAVGHDELAALKHLALDGGLEGDLKISCAALADRLDASNQTASRRLQRLESAGYLDRDTVADGQWVAVTDDGEAALRAEFEDYRRIFETEPEVELEGTVTSGMGEGRHYISLPGYSRQFEERLGYEPFPGTLNVDLREDSVRRRSAVASLEPVHIDGWEDDERTYGPAVCHPATVETADGSTYEGAHTIAPERTHHDDDQLELIAPAKLRDALALADGDHVTIHVEGR, from the coding sequence ATGGAACGGACAGCGACGGCCGCCGTCGGGCACGACGAACTCGCCGCCCTCAAGCACCTCGCGCTCGATGGCGGGCTCGAAGGCGACCTGAAGATCTCCTGTGCCGCGCTCGCGGACCGCCTCGACGCGTCGAACCAGACCGCCTCGCGCCGCCTCCAGCGCCTCGAATCCGCCGGCTACCTCGACCGCGACACGGTCGCCGACGGCCAGTGGGTCGCGGTCACCGACGACGGCGAGGCCGCCCTCCGCGCCGAGTTCGAAGATTACCGCCGCATCTTCGAGACCGAACCCGAGGTCGAACTCGAAGGGACCGTCACCAGCGGCATGGGCGAGGGCCGCCACTACATCTCGCTGCCGGGGTACAGCCGCCAGTTCGAGGAGCGACTGGGCTACGAGCCGTTCCCCGGGACGCTCAACGTCGACCTCCGCGAGGACAGCGTCCGGCGGCGCAGCGCCGTCGCCTCGCTGGAGCCGGTCCACATCGACGGCTGGGAGGACGACGAGCGCACCTACGGCCCCGCGGTCTGTCACCCGGCGACGGTCGAGACGGCCGACGGCTCGACGTACGAGGGCGCCCACACGATCGCGCCCGAACGGACCCACCACGACGACGACCAGCTCGAACTCATCGCGCCGGCGAAACTCCGCGACGCCCTCGCGCTCGCCGACGGCGATCACGTCACGATCCACGTGGAGGGGCGCTAA
- the ribB gene encoding 3,4-dihydroxy-2-butanone-4-phosphate synthase, which translates to MTGRASANAGEATSARSESDDVERAMEALRRGEPILVHDAADREGETDLIYHADAVTPAAVSRLRNDAGGLICVALGHDVAEAFDLPFYTEAVDHPAAGDHDLGYDERSSFSLTVNHRDTFTGVTDNDRSLTIRSLGAAAADPDDVAFAEEFRVPGHVHLLKAAPDLLGHREGHTELGVALAEAADLAPAVVVCEMLDGATGEALSPADARAYANRNGFVYLEGRDVLDRLG; encoded by the coding sequence ATGACGGGACGTGCCAGCGCGAACGCCGGCGAGGCGACGAGCGCCCGGAGCGAGAGCGACGACGTCGAGCGCGCGATGGAGGCGCTGCGGCGCGGCGAACCGATCCTCGTGCACGACGCCGCCGACCGCGAGGGCGAGACCGACCTGATCTACCACGCCGACGCCGTCACGCCGGCGGCGGTCTCGCGGCTGCGCAACGACGCCGGCGGGCTGATCTGCGTCGCCCTCGGCCACGACGTCGCCGAGGCGTTCGACCTGCCGTTCTACACGGAGGCGGTCGACCACCCCGCCGCGGGCGACCACGACCTCGGCTACGACGAACGGTCGTCGTTCTCGCTCACGGTCAACCACCGCGACACGTTCACGGGGGTCACCGACAACGACCGCTCGCTGACCATCCGCTCGCTCGGCGCGGCCGCCGCCGACCCCGACGACGTCGCCTTCGCCGAGGAGTTCCGCGTCCCCGGCCACGTCCACCTGCTGAAGGCCGCGCCCGACCTGCTGGGCCACCGCGAGGGCCACACCGAACTCGGCGTCGCCCTCGCCGAGGCCGCCGACCTCGCGCCCGCCGTCGTCGTCTGCGAGATGCTCGACGGCGCGACCGGCGAGGCCCTGTCCCCCGCCGACGCCCGCGCGTACGCGAACCGCAACGGGTTCGTCTACCTCGAGGGCCGCGACGTCCTCGACCGGCTGGGCTGA